One genomic segment of Synechocystis sp. LKSZ1 includes these proteins:
- a CDS encoding SpoIID/LytB domain-containing protein — MMTPSLGLLRSVASLRQLLQSWRWLALAIGIASVGAVSTESSAQALDLRVAIRKGANTIQVGSSTAGVVKDAGGRVLGNLEALVPLNATVQGNQVSLGNWRASQLVIEPSGSGVVWIGDRWYHGKVRLLRQGDGVTAVNVVNIEEYLYSVVGSEAIPTWPLEALKAQAVAARTYAIYQSKKGGNRFFDLDTTTATQVYKGLNNEYVSTVEAVQQTEGQVMTYQGKVILAAFHAASGGHTENVEDVWMSPLPYLRGVVDYDQASPVFQWNRSFTPSELSQQFGGVGTIQSLQPLQRTPQGRVITLRIIGSQGSKNLSGAKVREVLKLRSTRFDVTQVNGSFSLLGWGSGHGIGLSQWGAYGLAQQGVAYSQILAHYYQNTRLSQLNVPSLSALNIDSQAPDLYSKASTNIGRD; from the coding sequence ATGATGACTCCCTCCCTTGGCCTGCTCCGTTCTGTGGCTTCCCTCCGTCAATTACTGCAATCATGGCGATGGTTGGCATTGGCCATCGGAATAGCCAGTGTTGGAGCCGTCAGCACCGAATCTTCCGCCCAGGCCCTAGACCTGCGGGTTGCCATCCGTAAGGGGGCCAACACGATCCAAGTGGGGAGTTCTACGGCTGGCGTAGTTAAAGATGCCGGGGGCCGCGTGTTGGGCAATCTAGAGGCCTTGGTGCCTCTCAATGCGACGGTTCAAGGCAATCAAGTCAGTTTAGGGAATTGGCGGGCCTCGCAACTAGTGATTGAACCCAGTGGCAGTGGCGTTGTTTGGATTGGCGACCGTTGGTACCACGGCAAAGTCCGTCTGCTACGCCAAGGTGACGGCGTCACGGCGGTCAATGTAGTCAATATTGAAGAATATCTTTACAGCGTGGTGGGTTCAGAAGCGATTCCTACCTGGCCCTTAGAGGCGCTTAAGGCCCAGGCCGTGGCGGCCCGTACCTACGCCATCTACCAAAGTAAAAAAGGGGGTAATCGCTTCTTTGACTTGGACACGACTACAGCCACCCAAGTTTATAAAGGCCTGAATAATGAGTATGTGAGTACAGTAGAGGCGGTACAGCAGACCGAGGGCCAGGTGATGACCTACCAAGGCAAGGTGATTTTGGCTGCCTTCCATGCCGCCTCTGGAGGCCATACAGAAAATGTGGAGGATGTTTGGATGTCTCCCTTGCCCTACCTGCGGGGAGTGGTAGATTATGACCAGGCTTCCCCCGTATTTCAATGGAATCGAAGCTTTACTCCCAGTGAATTAAGCCAGCAGTTTGGAGGGGTGGGTACGATCCAATCTCTCCAGCCGCTCCAACGCACTCCCCAGGGACGTGTCATTACTTTACGGATTATTGGCAGTCAAGGTAGTAAAAATCTGAGTGGAGCAAAAGTCCGGGAAGTGCTAAAACTGCGGAGTACTCGTTTTGACGTTACCCAGGTCAATGGCAGTTTCTCCCTCTTGGGTTGGGGGTCGGGTCATGGCATCGGCTTGAGTCAATGGGGGGCCTACGGTCTAGCGCAACAGGGAGTGGCCTACAGTCAAATCCTGGCCCACTACTACCAAAATACTCGCCTCAGCCAATTGAACGTTCCC
- a CDS encoding antibiotic biosynthesis monooxygenase, with protein MSAEFLDCLQHKYAYVAIGEFKPGRFAEAQRLYEKAVSTYKQGFKGAFLLQKPNSDEGIAVIMWEKIEDMEANQSEIAQAILEQMAPLFSQPPVTDFYEVCSEIGAYPEETPSLES; from the coding sequence ATGTCCGCCGAGTTTCTGGATTGCCTACAACATAAATATGCCTACGTGGCCATTGGGGAATTTAAGCCCGGCCGCTTTGCTGAAGCCCAACGCCTCTACGAAAAGGCCGTTTCTACCTATAAACAGGGTTTTAAAGGAGCCTTTCTTTTACAAAAACCCAATAGTGATGAGGGCATTGCCGTAATTATGTGGGAAAAAATTGAAGATATGGAGGCCAATCAAAGCGAAATCGCCCAGGCCATCCTTGAGCAAATGGCCCCCCTCTTTTCCCAGCCGCCCGTCACCGACTTTTACGAAGTATGCAGTGAGATCGGGGCCTACCCAGAAGAAACTCCCTCACTAGAAAGCTAG
- a CDS encoding MBL fold metallo-hydrolase encodes MKRRQLIHYTGAGLLATLGSQSLSALHPLQAQSAGSGLSIEWLGHSAFLFTGGGLKILVNPFRAVGCTAGYRLPKVQADLVLISSQLWDEGAAEGLPGNPKILFEPGVYEINGLKIQGIASPHDRVGGRRFGLNIAWRWTQGGIRIVHMGGAAAPVGEEQKILLGTPDLALMPVGGSAKSYTPEEAKAAMLALNPRVMIPTQYATVAADKTTCDLAPITSFLELVKGMNVGFLKGNQWALRPADLPKEGTLIRVFNERSVLKA; translated from the coding sequence ATGAAACGCCGACAGCTTATCCACTACACTGGGGCCGGTCTGCTTGCGACCCTTGGTTCCCAGTCCCTTTCAGCGTTGCACCCCCTCCAGGCCCAGTCTGCGGGTAGTGGTCTGAGTATTGAGTGGCTGGGCCATAGTGCGTTTCTGTTCACAGGGGGCGGTCTGAAAATTCTAGTCAATCCTTTTCGGGCTGTTGGCTGTACCGCAGGCTATCGTTTACCCAAGGTTCAGGCGGATCTGGTGCTGATTAGTTCCCAACTGTGGGATGAAGGCGCGGCGGAGGGCCTGCCGGGCAACCCCAAAATCTTGTTTGAGCCGGGGGTCTATGAAATTAATGGGCTAAAAATCCAAGGCATTGCCTCCCCCCACGACCGGGTTGGGGGCCGACGGTTTGGGCTGAATATTGCTTGGCGCTGGACTCAGGGCGGTATTCGTATTGTCCATATGGGGGGCGCGGCGGCTCCCGTGGGAGAGGAACAGAAAATTTTGTTGGGTACCCCGGATTTGGCCCTGATGCCAGTCGGTGGGAGTGCCAAAAGCTATACTCCTGAAGAAGCCAAGGCGGCCATGCTGGCCCTGAATCCGCGAGTGATGATTCCAACTCAGTACGCCACCGTGGCAGCGGATAAAACCACCTGTGACCTGGCCCCCATCACCAGTTTCCTGGAGTTGGTCAAGGGCATGAATGTCGGTTTTCTCAAGGGCAACCAGTGGGCCCTGCGGCCGGCCGATTTGCCCAAGGAAGGAACGCTGATTCGGGTGTTTAACGAACGTAGTGTCCTCAAGGCCTAG
- a CDS encoding M20 family metallopeptidase, with the protein MLTEIKALVENLAPRLIEIRRHLHAHPELSGQEYQTAAYVAGVLSSCGLQVQESVGKTGVVGDLKGQGQDSRCLAIRTDMDALPITEGTHLEFASRHPGIMHACGHDIHTTLGLGTAMVLSQLSEPLPGNLRFLFQPAEEIAQGASWMIQDGAMGGVNHILGVHVFPSIPAQTVGIRYGALTAAADDLEIFIQGESGHGARPHEAIDAIWIASQVVTSLQQAISRTQNPLRPIVLTIGQISGGRAPNVIADQVRMAGTVRSLHPETHANLPDWIEGIVGHVCRTYGAKYEVNYRRGVPSVQNDSQLTKLLEETSREALGSERVQIITEPSLGAEDFSLYLEQAPGAMFRLGVGFSERANHPLHHPQFEADEKAIVTGVLTLSYAAYQYWQGLA; encoded by the coding sequence ATGCTGACTGAGATCAAAGCCCTGGTTGAAAATTTGGCCCCCCGACTGATTGAAATTCGTCGCCACCTCCATGCCCATCCCGAACTGAGTGGCCAGGAATATCAAACGGCGGCCTATGTCGCGGGGGTTTTGTCATCCTGTGGCCTGCAGGTTCAGGAATCCGTCGGCAAGACGGGAGTCGTTGGTGATCTCAAGGGCCAAGGCCAAGATAGCCGCTGTTTAGCGATTCGTACCGACATGGATGCTCTGCCCATTACCGAAGGTACCCATCTAGAGTTTGCCTCCCGTCATCCCGGCATTATGCACGCCTGCGGCCATGATATCCACACGACTCTGGGCCTGGGAACGGCAATGGTGTTATCCCAACTGTCTGAACCCTTGCCAGGGAATCTCCGTTTTTTGTTTCAACCAGCAGAAGAAATTGCCCAGGGGGCCAGTTGGATGATTCAGGACGGAGCCATGGGAGGCGTGAATCATATCCTGGGGGTTCATGTTTTTCCATCTATTCCAGCCCAAACCGTGGGTATCCGCTACGGGGCTTTAACAGCTGCCGCCGATGACTTAGAAATTTTTATCCAGGGGGAATCGGGCCATGGAGCCAGGCCCCACGAGGCCATTGATGCTATTTGGATTGCCTCTCAGGTGGTGACCTCTCTCCAACAGGCCATTAGCCGTACTCAAAATCCCCTCCGGCCCATTGTCTTGACCATTGGCCAGATCAGTGGCGGTCGGGCCCCCAATGTGATTGCAGACCAAGTGCGCATGGCCGGTACCGTTCGTTCCCTGCACCCCGAAACCCACGCCAACCTCCCCGATTGGATTGAGGGCATTGTCGGCCATGTTTGTCGTACCTACGGCGCGAAGTATGAAGTGAACTATCGGCGGGGCGTTCCCTCGGTGCAGAATGACTCCCAATTGACCAAGTTATTGGAGGAAACCAGTCGTGAGGCCCTGGGCAGTGAACGGGTACAAATTATTACCGAACCGTCTCTTGGGGCCGAGGATTTTTCCCTCTATCTCGAACAGGCCCCCGGCGCCATGTTTCGCCTGGGGGTGGGCTTTAGCGAGCGGGCCAACCATCCCTTGCACCATCCCCAATTCGAGGCGGATGAAAAAGCTATTGTCACTGGCGTACTAACTCTCTCCTATGCCGCCTACCAATACTGGCAGGGCCTGGCCTAG
- the cbiD gene encoding cobalt-precorrin-5B (C(1))-methyltransferase CbiD: MTAPRSGYTLPVFACASALAALQCWRDRRCPDSVELDLVTPNQRATVAIEQGACLDESSALAITRSDPGDNLDLTRHTPVWAKVSIGPGEEPLRLLGGEGIGKHQEKPEQAAIYRYAQMLFQTNLAPWYQVGQTLTVEIILPEGRALAERTSNAAFGIVEGLSLLGTSGIAQALSAPEQLTAFQADLARKARESSLLVFCLGENGLALAQEWGIASRYLVKTANWLGPLLVTAALEGVSQLLLLGYHGKLIKVAGGIFHTHHHLADARLEILTAQAAKLGLATSYLQTLLASSTTEAALQQLRTWEQSDGQTWATPLYQAIAETIDQRAQAYIFNHTEKSLQVGSLLFDRSRRPLALSSTGQALLTQLDVALELPS; encoded by the coding sequence ATGACCGCTCCCCGTTCAGGCTATACCCTGCCCGTCTTTGCCTGTGCGTCGGCCCTGGCGGCTTTGCAGTGCTGGCGCGACCGTCGCTGTCCAGATTCAGTAGAGCTGGATTTAGTCACCCCAAATCAGCGGGCTACCGTTGCCATCGAACAGGGGGCCTGCCTGGATGAATCTTCGGCCCTGGCCATTACTCGCAGTGACCCCGGCGATAATCTTGACCTGACTCGCCATACCCCTGTTTGGGCCAAGGTCAGCATTGGGCCAGGGGAAGAACCCCTACGACTCCTCGGCGGCGAAGGTATTGGGAAACATCAGGAAAAACCGGAGCAGGCGGCCATCTATCGCTATGCCCAGATGCTCTTCCAGACCAACCTAGCCCCCTGGTATCAAGTGGGCCAGACCCTCACGGTGGAAATTATTCTGCCGGAGGGCCGGGCCTTGGCGGAGCGAACGTCTAATGCGGCCTTTGGCATTGTTGAGGGCCTTTCTCTTTTGGGAACCAGTGGCATTGCCCAGGCCCTGAGCGCTCCGGAACAACTAACGGCCTTTCAAGCGGATCTAGCTCGTAAAGCCAGGGAAAGTTCTCTTCTGGTTTTTTGTTTGGGGGAAAATGGCTTGGCTTTGGCCCAAGAGTGGGGCATTGCGTCTCGTTACCTGGTTAAAACGGCCAACTGGTTGGGGCCACTTTTGGTCACAGCAGCTCTAGAGGGGGTGTCCCAACTCTTACTGCTCGGCTACCATGGCAAACTCATTAAAGTCGCTGGGGGAATTTTCCATACCCACCACCATCTGGCGGATGCCCGGCTGGAAATCTTGACGGCCCAGGCGGCCAAACTGGGTCTGGCCACGTCCTATCTGCAAACGTTGCTGGCTTCTAGCACGACAGAGGCGGCCCTGCAACAACTCCGAACCTGGGAACAGAGCGACGGCCAAACGTGGGCAACACCCCTTTATCAGGCCATTGCCGAGACCATTGACCAGCGGGCCCAAGCCTACATTTTTAATCACACCGAAAAATCGCTTCAGGTTGGTTCCCTACTCTTTGATCGAAGTCGGCGGCCCCTGGCCCTGAGTTCTACCGGCCAGGCCCTTTTGACTCAGTTAGACGTGGCTTTAGAATTGCCGTCGTAG
- a CDS encoding cation:proton antiporter: MNVLNSVGFFFPSSFPLLATTEAENGPVILSGVLLSLVVIYLASKLGSELAKRLDFPPVLGELVAGVIVGVSALHLIIFPEGGLTAADSLLMTVLQNLNALTPEAVTSIFASQSEVISVLAELGVIILLFEIGLESDLRQLKAVGIQAVVVACVGVAVPFAAGTVGLMTIFHVAAIPAIFAGAALTATSIGITSKVLSELGQLKSKEGQIIVGAAVIDDVLGIIVLAVVASLAKTGEIDVLNVVYLIVGATAFLIGAILLGGFFNKAFVAVVEKLETRGNIIIPAFIFAFVMAFIGNAIHLEAILGAFAAGLVLDETDAREQLDELIKPVADILVPIFFVTVGARADLTVLNPTVPDNRAGLLIAIFLIVVAIAGKLVTGWTVFGIPAINRAAIGVGMIPRGEVGLVFAGIGSASGVLSKPLEVSIIIMVILTTFLAPPFLRIAFGNSEPIAELETTSPEA; this comes from the coding sequence ATGAATGTTTTGAATTCTGTCGGGTTCTTTTTTCCTTCTTCTTTTCCCCTGTTGGCCACGACGGAAGCGGAAAATGGCCCCGTGATTCTCAGCGGTGTTCTGCTGAGTTTAGTCGTCATTTATTTGGCCAGTAAGCTCGGCTCTGAACTAGCCAAGCGTCTTGATTTTCCTCCAGTGCTAGGGGAATTGGTGGCAGGGGTGATCGTTGGCGTTTCGGCCCTGCACTTGATTATCTTCCCGGAAGGGGGCCTGACAGCGGCGGATTCCCTGTTGATGACCGTCCTGCAAAACCTCAATGCCTTGACCCCAGAAGCCGTCACCAGTATTTTTGCTTCCCAGAGTGAGGTGATTTCCGTACTGGCTGAGCTAGGGGTGATTATTCTACTCTTTGAAATCGGCCTGGAATCGGATTTACGACAACTCAAAGCAGTCGGTATTCAAGCAGTGGTGGTGGCCTGTGTGGGGGTCGCTGTCCCCTTCGCGGCGGGTACCGTCGGTTTGATGACGATTTTCCATGTGGCGGCAATTCCGGCCATTTTTGCGGGGGCGGCCCTGACCGCGACGAGCATTGGCATTACCTCCAAGGTGTTGTCGGAACTGGGACAACTGAAGTCAAAGGAGGGCCAAATTATTGTCGGAGCCGCGGTTATTGATGATGTTTTGGGGATTATCGTTCTAGCGGTCGTCGCTAGCTTGGCCAAAACGGGAGAAATCGATGTCCTCAATGTGGTCTATTTGATCGTTGGAGCCACGGCTTTCCTGATTGGGGCTATTCTCCTAGGAGGCTTCTTTAACAAGGCCTTTGTAGCGGTGGTGGAGAAACTAGAAACCCGAGGCAACATTATCATTCCGGCCTTTATTTTTGCCTTTGTCATGGCCTTTATCGGTAACGCGATTCACCTGGAAGCCATTCTAGGGGCCTTTGCCGCGGGCTTGGTGCTCGATGAAACCGACGCTCGGGAACAATTGGATGAACTGATCAAGCCCGTCGCTGATATTCTGGTACCAATTTTCTTTGTGACCGTCGGGGCCCGGGCGGACTTAACGGTTTTGAATCCAACGGTACCGGACAACCGGGCTGGTCTACTGATTGCCATCTTCCTGATCGTGGTTGCCATCGCGGGTAAATTAGTGACGGGCTGGACGGTCTTTGGTATTCCCGCAATTAATCGGGCCGCCATCGGTGTAGGCATGATTCCCCGAGGGGAAGTAGGCCTGGTCTTTGCGGGGATTGGGTCGGCCAGTGGGGTATTGAGTAAACCCCTGGAGGTTTCCATCATCATTATGGTGATTCTGACGACTTTCCTTGCCCCTCCCTTCCTGCGCATCGCCTTTGGCAATAGCGAACCCATTGCAGAACTCGAGACAACCAGTCCAGAAGCCTAG
- a CDS encoding sodium-dependent bicarbonate transport family permease, with translation MDFLSLFLMDFVKQLQSPTLAFLIGGMIIAALGSELVIPESICTIIVFMLLTKIGLTGGIAIRNSNLTEMVLPMIFAVIVGILVVFIARYTLAKLPKVKVVDAIATGGLFGAVSGSTMAAGLTLLEEEKIPFEAWAGALYPFMDIPALVTAIVVANIYLNKKKRKELAYSSESFNKQPVAAGDYSDQQDYPGSRQEYLSQQQPTDNRVKIWPIIEESLRGPALSAMLLGLALGIFAQPETVYKSFYDPLFRGLLSILMLVMGMEAWSRIGELRKVAQWYVVYSVIAPFVHGLIAFGLGMIAHYATGFSWGGVVILAVIASSSSDISGPPTLRAGIPSANPSAYIGASTAIGTPVAIGLCIPFFLGLAQALSGN, from the coding sequence ATGGACTTTTTGTCCTTGTTTTTAATGGACTTTGTTAAGCAGTTACAGTCGCCAACACTGGCCTTTTTGATTGGTGGGATGATCATTGCTGCTCTGGGTAGTGAATTGGTCATTCCCGAGTCAATTTGTACGATCATCGTCTTCATGCTGCTCACCAAAATCGGTCTGACCGGTGGGATTGCCATCCGCAATTCCAACCTGACGGAGATGGTGTTACCCATGATCTTTGCTGTAATCGTGGGGATTCTTGTGGTCTTCATCGCGCGCTACACCTTGGCCAAACTGCCAAAGGTTAAAGTCGTCGATGCGATCGCCACTGGAGGGTTGTTTGGTGCAGTGAGTGGCTCCACCATGGCTGCTGGTCTGACGTTACTGGAAGAAGAAAAAATTCCCTTTGAAGCCTGGGCCGGTGCACTCTATCCTTTCATGGATATTCCGGCGCTGGTAACGGCCATTGTTGTCGCCAACATTTATCTCAATAAGAAGAAGCGTAAAGAATTGGCCTACTCTAGTGAGTCCTTTAACAAGCAGCCTGTGGCGGCAGGGGATTATTCCGATCAGCAGGATTATCCCGGCAGTCGGCAGGAGTATCTCAGCCAGCAGCAGCCTACGGATAATCGGGTCAAGATCTGGCCCATTATTGAGGAAAGCCTCCGGGGGCCGGCCCTATCGGCCATGTTGTTAGGCCTCGCTCTGGGCATATTTGCCCAGCCGGAAACTGTCTATAAAAGTTTCTACGATCCCCTCTTTCGTGGCTTGCTCTCGATCTTGATGCTGGTCATGGGGATGGAGGCTTGGTCTCGCATTGGTGAACTGCGGAAGGTAGCCCAGTGGTACGTTGTCTATAGTGTTATCGCACCGTTCGTGCATGGTCTCATTGCCTTCGGTCTCGGTATGATTGCCCACTACGCAACGGGATTCAGCTGGGGCGGTGTTGTCATCTTGGCCGTTATTGCTTCATCTAGTTCAGACATCTCAGGGCCGCCTACCTTGCGGGCTGGTATCCCTTCGGCTAATCCCTCCGCCTATATTGGTGCATCCACTGCTATCGGTACACCCGTGGCAATCGGCTTATGTATACCGTTTTTCCTTGGTCTTGCCCAGGCGCTCAGCGGCAACTAA
- a CDS encoding carbonic anhydrase has product MSNLPTHSSFSRRRLLQYGGGLVGTSLMATVLGGNPRSPLVAHAQGSPLTPKEALTKLMAGNERFVTEKRTNRHQNRERLLEVAKGQNPFAAVLGCADSRVPVEIVFDQGLGDIFVCRVAGNIATSEEIGSLEFGTLVLGAKVLVVMGHGGCGAVKAALTGGELPGQIGSLIQSIETGSITGSKTDPARLDQAIKTNVLAQVARLNQSPVIGELVTKNQLKVVGSFYDLDTGKVSWLS; this is encoded by the coding sequence ATGTCCAATCTTCCGACGCATTCTTCTTTCAGTCGCCGTCGTCTCCTCCAGTACGGTGGTGGGCTGGTCGGTACCAGTCTTATGGCAACGGTTCTGGGGGGAAATCCCCGTTCTCCCCTGGTGGCCCATGCCCAGGGCTCGCCCCTAACACCGAAGGAAGCTCTAACAAAACTAATGGCGGGTAATGAACGTTTTGTAACCGAAAAACGAACTAACCGTCATCAAAACCGAGAGCGATTACTGGAAGTTGCCAAGGGGCAAAATCCCTTTGCAGCAGTACTGGGTTGTGCGGATTCCCGTGTCCCAGTAGAGATCGTTTTTGACCAAGGCCTGGGAGATATTTTTGTCTGTCGGGTGGCGGGCAATATTGCGACGTCGGAGGAGATTGGCAGTCTCGAATTCGGCACACTGGTTTTGGGGGCTAAGGTCTTGGTGGTAATGGGCCACGGGGGATGCGGTGCGGTTAAGGCCGCTCTTACCGGGGGGGAATTGCCCGGCCAAATTGGCAGTTTGATCCAAAGTATTGAGACAGGCTCTATCACTGGTTCAAAAACGGATCCGGCTCGGCTTGATCAAGCCATTAAAACCAATGTCCTGGCCCAGGTGGCTCGCCTTAACCAATCTCCGGTGATTGGTGAATTGGTCACTAAAAACCAACTCAAAGTCGTGGGTTCTTTCTATGACCTCGATACCGGCAAAGTAAGCTGGCTTTCATAA
- the ruvB gene encoding Holliday junction branch migration DNA helicase RuvB has product MAIKRTGKSGEKNVGDTARPDLLTPQITAAEAPNPEGNEEGLRPKTLQDYIGQSSLKAVLGIAIAAAKNRQEAMDHLLLYGPPGLGKTTLALILAQEMGVSCKITAAPALERPRDITGLLIGLQPGDILFIDEIHRLNRLTEELLYPAMEDYRLDITMGKGNSAKIRSLPLPRFTLIGATTKVGALTSPLRDRFGLIQRLQFYDLDELQQIILRTAQLLKTAITPNGARAIASRSRGTPRIANRLLKRVRDYAQVKQQTEIGAELAAEALDVYQVDQQGLDWTDRLVLQTLIDQFQGGPAGLEALAAATGEDSRTIEEVYEPYLLQIGYLSRTPRGRIATRAAYEHLGLVAPQRMEQLPLFETDLG; this is encoded by the coding sequence ATGGCCATCAAGCGGACGGGAAAATCAGGGGAAAAAAATGTTGGAGACACGGCACGGCCGGACTTGCTCACGCCCCAGATCACAGCGGCGGAGGCCCCCAATCCCGAGGGCAACGAAGAAGGGTTACGCCCCAAAACCCTGCAAGACTACATCGGTCAAAGTAGCCTCAAGGCAGTACTAGGCATTGCCATTGCTGCCGCTAAAAATCGCCAGGAGGCCATGGATCATTTGTTGTTGTATGGGCCACCAGGATTAGGAAAAACCACCCTTGCCTTGATTTTGGCCCAGGAAATGGGAGTCAGTTGCAAAATTACAGCGGCCCCGGCCCTGGAACGGCCCCGAGATATCACGGGCCTCCTGATCGGCCTACAACCCGGTGATATCCTCTTTATTGATGAAATTCACCGCCTCAATCGCCTGACGGAAGAATTGCTCTACCCGGCCATGGAGGACTATCGCCTGGACATCACTATGGGGAAAGGCAATAGTGCCAAAATTCGCAGTTTACCCTTGCCCCGTTTTACTCTAATCGGCGCCACCACCAAGGTCGGGGCCCTAACCTCCCCCCTCCGCGACCGCTTTGGCCTAATCCAGCGCCTCCAGTTCTACGACCTCGATGAGTTGCAACAGATTATTCTGCGGACGGCCCAACTCCTGAAGACGGCCATTACTCCCAACGGGGCCAGGGCCATTGCCAGCCGTTCACGAGGCACGCCCCGCATTGCCAACCGCCTGCTCAAGCGGGTGCGGGACTACGCTCAGGTCAAGCAACAAACCGAGATCGGCGCTGAATTGGCCGCTGAGGCATTAGATGTGTACCAAGTCGATCAACAGGGCCTGGATTGGACGGATCGCCTAGTACTCCAAACCTTGATTGATCAATTTCAGGGAGGCCCTGCCGGGCTAGAGGCCCTGGCCGCTGCCACTGGGGAGGATAGTAGAACCATTGAAGAGGTCTATGAACCCTACCTGCTACAAATTGGCTACTTGAGCCGGACACCTCGGGGTCGGATTGCGACACGAGCGGCCTACGAACACTTAGGCCTAGTGGCCCCCCAAAGAATGGAACAGTTACCCCTCTTTGAGACCGACCTGGGGTAG
- a CDS encoding type II toxin-antitoxin system HicB family antitoxin — MKSRSFTVILHKEDDMYIAECPEVGTVDQGETIEEAIAGLKEATRLYLEEFPLPETSPRLVTSIEVNYA, encoded by the coding sequence ATGAAAAGTCGCAGTTTCACAGTCATTCTTCATAAAGAAGATGATATGTACATTGCTGAATGTCCAGAGGTTGGCACAGTTGATCAAGGAGAAACCATTGAAGAAGCAATCGCGGGGTTGAAAGAAGCAACGCGGCTCTACTTAGAGGAATTTCCCCTACCGGAAACATCTCCTAGACTTGTAACCAGCATCGAAGTCAACTATGCCTAA
- a CDS encoding type II toxin-antitoxin system HicA family toxin yields MPKMPRISSREAIQALERLGFEQVRQTGSHVVMKKETEAGEIGCVVPVHRELKIGTLSSILKQAQVTVEAFIESL; encoded by the coding sequence ATGCCTAAGATGCCACGGATCTCAAGCAGAGAAGCGATTCAGGCACTTGAGCGTTTAGGATTCGAGCAAGTTCGTCAAACAGGCAGTCATGTTGTGATGAAGAAAGAAACCGAAGCGGGCGAAATTGGCTGTGTTGTTCCTGTGCATCGGGAATTGAAGATTGGTACGTTGAGTAGCATTCTTAAGCAAGCGCAAGTCACGGTGGAAGCATTTATCGAGAGTCTGTGA